In a genomic window of Mycolicibacterium neoaurum VKM Ac-1815D:
- a CDS encoding L,D-transpeptidase family protein has protein sequence MASCSAVMLLGMMATPPASAQPTQSQLITVQAPSADSPVGTLTAYEMVGHDWQQVIGPIPADLGELGVGEPQDDVFRTPLGTFPLGMAFGRQPDPGTALPYTRVDDQDWWDEDVDSPTYNTLVRSSAMPSEDAENLGSSGAMYDYAVLIDHNPARIPGRSAGIFLHVTDGEPTWGCIAVARDDMRALLQWLDPAASPRITIGIGDQSLPGR, from the coding sequence ATGGCATCCTGCAGCGCGGTCATGCTGCTCGGGATGATGGCCACCCCGCCCGCGTCGGCACAACCGACCCAATCGCAGCTGATCACGGTGCAGGCACCCAGTGCCGACTCCCCGGTCGGGACGCTCACCGCCTACGAGATGGTCGGCCACGACTGGCAGCAGGTGATCGGACCGATTCCGGCCGATCTCGGCGAACTGGGCGTCGGCGAGCCGCAGGACGATGTGTTCCGCACCCCGCTGGGTACCTTCCCGCTCGGGATGGCGTTCGGGCGCCAACCCGATCCGGGGACCGCGTTGCCCTACACCCGGGTCGATGACCAGGACTGGTGGGACGAGGACGTCGACTCCCCCACCTACAACACCCTCGTGCGCTCATCGGCCATGCCGTCCGAAGATGCGGAGAACCTGGGCTCCTCGGGCGCGATGTACGACTACGCCGTGCTGATCGACCACAATCCCGCCCGCATTCCCGGCCGCTCGGCCGGCATTTTCCTGCACGTGACCGACGGTGAACCCACCTGGGGCTGTATCGCCGTCGCCCGTGACGATATGCGGGCGCTGCTGCAGTGGCTCGACCCGGCAGCGTCACCGCGCATCACCATCGGCATCGGCGACCAATCGCTACCCGGCCGATGA
- a CDS encoding DHA2 family efflux MFS transporter permease subunit, whose product MSTGPIVRTEALPKAPPSAAVIIALLVFSAFVMILNETIMSVALPVLIVDLDIAARTAQWLTSGFLLTMAVVIPMSGSLLQRFSVRTIFTSAMSLFSGGTLIAALAPGFPALLAGRIVQACGTAVMVPLLMTTVMKLIPAERRGQTMGTISIVIAVAPAVGPTLSGIILGSLNWRWTFWIVLPIALLAFAAGLTWLRVADDREQHTPIDAISVPLSAIAFAGLVFGLSELGGHGGQGVPAWIPLVVGTVAMLAFGARQVQLQRVQRAFLDLTPFTYRRFAVSVGLVVIGFMGLFGAIIMIPLYVQDVLGRSALIAGLTSLPGGLLMGMAGPLVGRVYDRHGARRLVVPGSIMLFLALCGFALMSAATPIWALVVLQTVMMVGLAMMFTPLMTDALGVLPDRLYSHGSAIMTTLQQVAGAAGTALFVTVMAKASTAGGAPDMPGVHAAFVAAAIIGAVAVVGAFFTAAQPSPAGGTPVH is encoded by the coding sequence TTGAGTACCGGGCCGATCGTGCGTACCGAAGCGCTGCCGAAAGCCCCACCGAGCGCGGCGGTGATCATCGCGTTGCTGGTGTTCTCCGCGTTCGTCATGATCCTCAACGAGACGATCATGAGCGTCGCGTTGCCGGTGCTGATCGTCGACCTCGACATTGCGGCACGCACCGCGCAATGGCTGACCAGCGGCTTCCTGCTGACCATGGCGGTGGTCATCCCCATGTCCGGGTCGCTGCTGCAACGCTTCTCGGTGCGCACGATCTTCACCTCCGCGATGTCACTGTTCAGTGGGGGCACGTTGATCGCGGCCCTGGCGCCGGGCTTTCCGGCCCTGCTCGCCGGTCGTATCGTCCAGGCCTGCGGCACCGCCGTGATGGTGCCGCTGTTGATGACGACGGTCATGAAACTGATCCCTGCCGAACGCCGTGGGCAGACGATGGGCACCATCTCGATCGTGATCGCGGTCGCCCCGGCGGTCGGGCCGACACTGTCCGGCATCATCCTCGGATCGCTGAACTGGCGGTGGACGTTCTGGATCGTGCTCCCCATCGCCCTGCTGGCGTTCGCGGCGGGTCTGACCTGGTTACGCGTCGCCGATGACCGAGAACAGCACACCCCGATCGACGCCATATCGGTACCGCTGTCGGCTATCGCGTTCGCCGGCTTGGTGTTCGGACTCTCCGAACTCGGCGGCCACGGCGGGCAGGGCGTGCCTGCGTGGATTCCGTTGGTGGTGGGAACAGTAGCCATGCTCGCCTTCGGCGCGCGTCAGGTGCAGTTGCAACGCGTGCAGCGCGCATTCCTGGACCTGACACCTTTCACGTACCGGCGGTTCGCGGTATCGGTGGGCCTGGTGGTCATCGGTTTCATGGGCCTGTTCGGCGCCATCATCATGATCCCGCTGTACGTCCAGGATGTGTTGGGACGCAGTGCCCTGATCGCCGGGCTGACCAGCCTGCCCGGCGGTTTGTTGATGGGGATGGCGGGTCCGCTGGTCGGGCGGGTGTACGACCGCCATGGGGCGCGCAGGCTGGTGGTGCCGGGCTCGATCATGTTGTTCCTGGCACTGTGTGGCTTCGCCTTGATGTCGGCCGCCACTCCGATCTGGGCACTCGTTGTGCTGCAGACGGTCATGATGGTCGGCCTCGCCATGATGTTCACACCGTTGATGACGGATGCGCTCGGCGTGCTGCCGGACCGGCTCTACTCGCATGGCAGCGCCATCATGACCACCCTGCAGCAGGTCGCGGGCGCTGCCGGTACCGCCCTGTTCGTGACGGTCATGGCCAAGGCGTCCACCGCGGGTGGCGCCCCGGACATGCCGGGGGTACATGCGGCGTTCGTGGCGGCGGCCATCATCGGTGCGGTCGCGGTGGTGGGAGCCTTCTTCACCGCTGCGCAGCCGAGCCCGGCCGGCGGTACACCGGTGCACTGA
- a CDS encoding alpha/beta hydrolase family protein: MRTVEYAPGRSADMYGPAGRPTALFWHGTQTDSRAAVRPLAEVLAERGLTVIAADWDSHAPDAGRSDLLASARFAAQQAAGSALTVIGWSLGGVAAAGLTLRAAELDIAVAHTVCLGGAFWADDPISGGVVQSGAPAGATPTPFTLLTGDADAVVPASASIEFAAELRVIGWPAEVIEVSADHGSIAGARYLADDDRYEADDDPRTRGVVAAVAEVIMARLAA, from the coding sequence ATGCGCACCGTGGAATATGCCCCGGGCAGATCGGCTGACATGTACGGGCCGGCGGGCCGGCCCACCGCGTTGTTCTGGCATGGCACCCAGACCGATTCCCGGGCGGCCGTACGACCACTGGCCGAAGTTCTCGCCGAGCGCGGTCTGACCGTCATCGCCGCCGACTGGGATTCCCACGCACCCGATGCGGGACGGTCCGATCTCCTGGCATCGGCTCGGTTCGCTGCGCAACAGGCAGCAGGAAGCGCCCTGACCGTGATCGGCTGGTCGCTGGGCGGTGTCGCCGCCGCCGGCCTCACGTTGCGGGCCGCAGAGCTCGATATCGCTGTGGCGCACACCGTATGCCTCGGTGGCGCATTCTGGGCCGATGACCCGATCTCGGGCGGCGTGGTGCAGTCCGGCGCTCCGGCGGGCGCGACACCGACGCCGTTCACCCTGCTGACCGGAGATGCCGATGCCGTGGTGCCGGCGTCGGCCTCCATCGAATTCGCTGCGGAACTGCGGGTCATCGGCTGGCCCGCCGAGGTGATCGAGGTTTCCGCCGATCACGGGTCGATCGCCGGCGCGCGCTACCTTGCCGACGACGACCGATACGAGGCCGATGACGACCCCCGGACCCGTGGCGTCGTCGCAGCGGTCGCCGAGGTCATCATGGCCCGGCTGGCGGCGTAG